GCGGCCAGCAGGATGGTGCGCTTGGCCATGCGTCAGCGCTCGCCGAGCGCGCGCTCGATGGCGCCGGCGAGGGTCTCGTAGCTGGGCGCCTCGAAGCCTTGCGTGTCCACCACGATGGAGGGGGTGCCGCGCACGCCCACCCGGTCGCCGAGCTCCAGGTCGCGCTGCACCTCGCTCAGGTAGCGCCCGTCCGCGAGGCAGGCGCGCAGCTCCGCGGCGTCGAGGGCGGGCACGCTCCGCGCGATGGCCACGAGGTTGTCGGTGCTCGCCCAGTCGCCGGCTTCGTCGGTCTGCGCGGCGTAGAGGACGCGCTTGTACTCCCAGAA
This portion of the Trueperaceae bacterium genome encodes:
- a CDS encoding thioredoxin domain-containing protein, with product FWEYKRVLYAAQTDEAGDWASTDNLVAIARSVPALDAAELRACLADGRYLSEVQRDLELGDRVGVRGTPSIVVDTQGFEAPSYETLAGAIERALGER